A window of Bacteroidia bacterium contains these coding sequences:
- a CDS encoding type II toxin-antitoxin system VapC family toxin, which translates to MKNLLDTHTLIWFLEDDPHLSSSAINAIEHADAINYVSIGSIWEISIKVSIGKLDLHQPFEEIERLINVNGFIILPISFQHLLQLQQLPFHHRDPFDRLLIAQCRAERMNVIK; encoded by the coding sequence ATGAAAAACTTGCTGGATACCCATACGTTGATTTGGTTTCTGGAAGATGATCCCCATCTGTCATCCTCAGCCATAAATGCCATTGAACATGCTGACGCTATAAATTACGTCAGTATCGGCTCCATCTGGGAAATCTCTATTAAGGTGAGCATTGGCAAACTTGACCTGCATCAACCATTTGAAGAGATTGAGCGGTTAATCAACGTGAACGGTTTTATAATACTCCCAATCTCCTTTCAGCACTTGTTGCAATTGCAGCAACTGCCATTTCACCATCGCGATCCCTTTGATCGTCTTTTAATTGCGCAGTGCCGGGCTGAACGAATGAACGTGATTAAGTAG
- a CDS encoding DUF2281 domain-containing protein, with translation MNQVLLHRLKELPTDLQAEVLDFIEFLLQKKRIAEQGGRAGVKNQEPYLMEKRQKPFKNKQPKLGSGKGTFTMKPGFDEPLDDFAAYM, from the coding sequence ATGAATCAGGTGTTACTTCACAGGCTAAAGGAACTGCCGACCGACCTTCAGGCGGAGGTTCTGGACTTCATCGAATTTCTTTTGCAAAAAAAAAGAATAGCAGAACAGGGCGGCCGTGCAGGAGTTAAAAATCAGGAACCATACCTCATGGAAAAAAGGCAGAAGCCTTTCAAAAATAAGCAGCCGAAACTCGGCAGTGGAAAAGGTACTTTCACGATGAAACCTGGATTTGATGAACCTTTGGATGATTTTGCAGCCTACATGTGA